Below is a window of Paramisgurnus dabryanus chromosome 20, PD_genome_1.1, whole genome shotgun sequence DNA.
GTTATATTTGTCTAAGTGTAGAATTTGAGGTAATATGTATTATGTTTTTATCACAATCATTGTTTCCCCATTTTGGCTCAAATCTCAGACTttctgcattattttttttacgaaCTTTTTGTTCATTTCCTGTATTCCTCTTTGAATAGAATGGTTTATAGTGTTGcatcaaaaaaaaaacctgtGCAATGCTATCCACTCGACTTTTATTACAAGTTTAAAGTGTTTGGCCTCCCTCACatcttttaaatgaattaaacacACCGTGTGTTGATGAGAATTAAGGATTATTCTAAGAGGTAGTCTACATTCTGACGTGAATGgcatttttataataaacaacATGAATACATATATTATAATAATCTCTCTTGTCACTTGGTAACCCCCACGTGTGTCTCAGGTTACCCACCCTTGGTCTAGACGTTGTGCACTTGGATCCCTAAGTGCTTTCTGAAGCTAATGCTGTATTGATTTATCACACTTTCTGTCTTTGCTTGTCTGTCTCTGGATGTTAGTCGAGAAACATACAACGCTCTAACCAACTGGCTAACAGATGCCAGAATGTTGGCCAGCCAGAACATCGTGATCATACTGTGTGGAAATAAGAAGGATCTAGATGCTGATCGTGAAGTCACCTTCCTGGAGGCGTCACGCTTTGCTCAAGAGAATGGTGCGTCTGTTAGTTTACTATTCATCTGCTTGTTACGGTTAACCCATTATAGCACTTATGAAAGTATGTTTTGAATGCAAGTGAAGTGACTGCCGCAAGAGCACAATGTATCTAAAGTCATACTGTGACTTCGCCACAAGAGGTCGCTACAGCATAGTGGTACTAATACTGTAACGCTTGGATCTGACTCTGAGGGGCATCAGTGAGCTGTATAAACAGATTTCAAAGGTTGAATGTTGTCATTTTGGAGATACAGATTGTTTATGGCTtctttataataaacaaacaattcaGGATGGAGGATTTAGACTAgttaaatatatacagtactgtgcaaaagtcttaagcctccatgccagaattagatttgttgtttttgccatGTTATAGTGATCGtgtataattgtttctcagtctctttaatagaacacatccagaaaatacaggaaatgtctATATAGTATTAGAAAGTATCTAAAAacgtttttagggtaaactccctttccacttgagcaatagcaggaaactgcaggatctcttaaacttaaataaaattgaatcctaatttctaattttagagaaattagtctttttacttcattctgctcaaaaatgctcaagatgtgtttaatgccaagagaggtcacattAAACACAGACGATAcctaaagaaaacatttagtcctttttttgtacttatttcctgtattttctgtttgtatcttaataaaatagatttaaaaatatacatgggTGGACATTTAAACTTATataacaacaagtctggtggtggtggcctttTTCACATTACTgtatatatttcattatttttatccTTTCATGATATGCAATAGAAACTGTATCTAAATACTAACATCATATCAACGTAAAagcatttgtttttcttttttacaatgtatCTTGTTGTGATCAGTTATGTTATTGTATGTTAGTAtgcttttattatattttagtaTGTTAATATTGATtattaattaatgtttttttttttttttttttttgcagagcTCATGTTTTTGGAGACTAGTGCCCTAACAGGAGAGAACGTGGAGGAAGCTTTCGTCCAGTGTGCTCGAAAAATCCTAAACAAAATAGAGTCAGGTACAACACCAAAAGTTCATGTCCTATCACTTTTTACTTGTCCCTGTTGAAACATTTGAATCAAGCAACTATGCTTGTGATGTACTGTAGGAGAGCTGGATCCAGAGCGGATGGGTTCAGGAATCCAGTACGGGGATGCAGCGCTGCGCCAGCTTCGTTCTCCCAGACGTGCACAGGCAGAGAGCGTGCAGGAGTGCGGCTGTTAGCACAGATACCCGGACAGATGACCAATCAGGTGAAGCTTCAGAAAGTGTATTGCTAATGTAGTCAACTAGAGAGTAGGCTTGCTTTTTTGGATCTATGATCCTCATTGTAATGTGCAGTACTTTATATTTATGTAGTGGAATTATTAGTTGGTATTTATAG
It encodes the following:
- the rab4a gene encoding ras-related protein Rab-4A, with product MSETYDFLFKFLVIGNAGTGKSCLLHQFIEKRFKDDSNHTIGVEFGSKIISVLNKFVKLQIWDTAGQERFRSVTRSYYRGAAGALLVYDITSRETYNALTNWLTDARMLASQNIVIILCGNKKDLDADREVTFLEASRFAQENELMFLETSALTGENVEEAFVQCARKILNKIESGELDPERMGSGIQYGDAALRQLRSPRRAQAESVQECGC